A stretch of DNA from Gemmatimonadaceae bacterium:
GAAATTGGGGGGCCGCTTCGTCGTTGTCCTGGGGTTACGCCTTCTTCACGCCGCAGGTATTGATCCCGAGCAGCGAGTACAGCGGGCAGATGCCCGTGGCGCCCGTGAGGATCGGCACGACGCCGATCCAGGCCCAGAGCCAGCCCTTCGTGATTGCCAGGTAGACCAGCGCGACGCCTACCAGCACGCGAACCACGCGGTCGGCGGTTCCTTCGTTCACCTTGAACATGCGAACCTCACGATGAGGGGGGATGCCGAATGAATTCCTGTACCACGATATGACTGGTTCGATGAATGCGCCAGCGATCACCGCCGTGCGTGACTCTCCATGCCCCGCACCACACCCTGCTCCCCGCCCCTGCACCTGGCATCATCCGACGCGAATGGCCCGTCCCGTCCGCGCCCCGCGCTGGCCGTCCATGAATGCCATAGAGCCGTTCACGAAGACCGCCGTGATCCCCACCGCGTACTGGAACGGATTCTCGAACGTCGCCGTGTCGGCCACCGTCGCCGGATCGAAGACGACCACGTCGCCCGCCGCCCCCACCTTGAGCATGCCCCGCCCCGCCAGATGCAGCCGCTGCGCGGACAGCGCGCTCATCTTGTGGATGGCATCACCGAGCGACAGCACCTTGCGCTCGCGCACATAGCGCGCGAGCACGCGCGCGAACGACCCGGCGCCGCGCGGATGCGGATGCCCGACGCGGGCCGGGCCGCTCGTGGCCAGCGATCCGCCATCGGAGCAGACCATCGCCTGCGGGTGCGTGAGGATGCGCTCGAGGTTCGCCTCGTTCATCGCGAACCCCACCATCCCCACGCTGGCCCGGTTGGCCTTGAGCAGCGCCACGGCCGTCTCGTACGGCGGCAGCCCACGCCCCTTCGCCACGTCGTCAAGGCGCATCCCCTCCGCCGGCTTGTCCTCGGCGGCGCTGACGCTGGTGATCTGCACGTTGTGCCATCCGCCGATGAGCGCGGCCTTCTCCTCGGCGTACGCGCGGATCTTCCCGGCCGTCGCCTCGTCGTCGATGCGCCGAAGGAAATCCTCCGGCTTGCCGTCGCGCGCCCAGACGGGGAAGAGATTCGACAGCCCCGTCTGGTACGCGAGGTACGGATACCGGTCGAACGCCGCGTCGATCCCCTCGGCGCGTGCCGCCGCCACCTTGCCGAAGACCGTGTCGAGCTTCGTCCAGTTGCGCGGCCCCTGCGTCTTGA
This window harbors:
- a CDS encoding DUF2892 domain-containing protein — its product is MFKVNEGTADRVVRVLVGVALVYLAITKGWLWAWIGVVPILTGATGICPLYSLLGINTCGVKKA
- a CDS encoding D-aminoacylase, which gives rise to MSSRRQFIVSSSSAALVACAPFFRQSGAKVDIVIRGGTVFDGSLGAPGIEADVALDAGRVVAIGRRLSEQGRLEVNAKGLAVSPGFIDVHSHGDNTLFNDPNAESMIRQGVTTIVVGQDGSSRGPRTATDEESDRDSLRAFFDSVDQLPAAVNVASMVGLGTVRGAVIGNENREATPAEIEKMVALVERSLVDGACGVSTGLEYTPGAFAPLSELVALSTPLARRRLPYSTHMRNEDDTLLESIDESIAVARGAGCPLQIAHLKTQGPRNWTKLDTVFGKVAAARAEGIDAAFDRYPYLAYQTGLSNLFPVWARDGKPEDFLRRIDDEATAGKIRAYAEEKAALIGGWHNVQITSVSAAEDKPAEGMRLDDVAKGRGLPPYETAVALLKANRASVGMVGFAMNEANLERILTHPQAMVCSDGGSLATSGPARVGHPHPRGAGSFARVLARYVRERKVLSLGDAIHKMSALSAQRLHLAGRGMLKVGAAGDVVVFDPATVADTATFENPFQYAVGITAVFVNGSMAFMDGQRGARTGRAIRVG